A stretch of the Methylacidiphilum caldifontis genome encodes the following:
- a CDS encoding response regulator has translation MDKRKKKILVVEDEEDVLSLICMQLKSQGFETIEAKEGMEALRIARKQMPDLIVLDLMIPEFSGLDVCKYLKKDPDTSSIPIVILTAKSNPSDRILGLELGADDYIAKPFSPRELILRIQSIFRRRFENNAALKQLHLDDKIRLDPIDKVAYYKKRKIELTPIEFRLLSTLVEKEGTVQSREQLLKDVWGYDKTIDTRTIDTHIRRLRDKLGRASQFLRTVRGIGYRFTKPN, from the coding sequence ATGGATAAAAGAAAGAAAAAAATACTTGTGGTTGAGGATGAAGAAGATGTTCTGTCTTTAATTTGCATGCAGCTGAAATCCCAAGGTTTTGAAACGATCGAGGCAAAAGAAGGGATGGAGGCTTTGCGTATCGCTCGCAAGCAGATGCCCGACTTGATCGTTCTTGATCTGATGATACCCGAGTTTTCTGGACTTGATGTTTGTAAATATTTGAAGAAAGATCCTGATACCTCGTCCATTCCTATTGTGATCCTGACAGCGAAATCGAATCCATCGGATCGGATTTTAGGGTTAGAGTTGGGTGCCGATGACTACATCGCCAAGCCTTTTAGTCCAAGAGAGTTAATTTTACGAATACAGTCCATATTTCGAAGAAGATTTGAAAATAATGCAGCTCTCAAGCAACTTCACCTAGATGATAAAATCAGGCTCGATCCGATTGATAAAGTCGCTTATTACAAAAAAAGGAAGATCGAGTTGACCCCTATAGAATTTCGTCTCTTGTCAACGCTGGTTGAAAAAGAAGGGACCGTTCAGAGTCGCGAGCAGCTTTTAAAAGATGTTTGGGGTTACGATAAAACTATCGATACGCGTACCATCGATACCCATATCCGAAGGCTCAGGGATAAACTAGGGAGAGCTTCACAATTCTTGAGGACCGTTAGGGGTATTGGATATAGGTTTACAAAACCAAACTAA
- a CDS encoding sensor histidine kinase has translation MLWFLIGLVFFLSIGFLFLFFQRQKFWISRLQKIEKITEAIKNKESPSSFLLSGNPLFLAISSNLESISTTLQGLIRASKEEEINLNTILKSMAEGIVIIDRSHLIKIANDSFKRIFGLNVNPQGKKLVELVQLPEIEKMIEEAFKSQKPLTQELLGAETRGTISGYFVVDAVPVTNESQELPSDIMVLVFRDITEIKMFEEARKEFVINVSHELRTPLSIFKGYVETLIENPKLSKAETKRIYEILKKHCERLSLLIEDLLLLAKLESRKLTIEPISINFSKFIEETLQDLHPLFKQKECTVNLLVEKDLPPIEIDPFWFQQAIYNLIDNAIKFSTPPREVVIQAQRMGQNFVLKIIDNGFGIPPKDLPFIFDRFYRGDKSRNRDQGGTGLGLSITKQIVELHGGTLRAISDVGKGTTMEITFPIEQKRE, from the coding sequence ATGCTCTGGTTTCTGATCGGTCTGGTATTTTTTTTGTCTATAGGATTTCTCTTTCTTTTTTTCCAGAGACAAAAATTCTGGATATCCCGGTTGCAAAAGATTGAAAAGATTACCGAAGCTATAAAAAATAAAGAAAGCCCTTCCTCTTTTCTATTGAGTGGGAATCCCCTCTTTTTAGCCATTTCAAGCAACCTTGAGTCTATATCCACTACTCTTCAAGGATTAATCCGTGCTTCAAAAGAAGAAGAAATCAATTTAAACACCATTCTTAAATCGATGGCTGAAGGCATCGTCATCATTGATCGGAGTCATCTCATAAAGATAGCCAATGATTCATTTAAAAGGATTTTTGGTTTGAATGTTAATCCACAGGGCAAAAAATTAGTCGAATTGGTCCAGCTTCCAGAAATTGAAAAAATGATCGAAGAAGCCTTCAAATCCCAAAAACCTTTAACCCAAGAACTCTTGGGTGCAGAAACAAGAGGGACAATCTCCGGCTATTTTGTTGTTGATGCTGTCCCTGTAACCAATGAGTCTCAAGAGTTGCCTAGTGACATTATGGTTTTAGTCTTTCGTGATATTACCGAAATAAAGATGTTTGAAGAAGCAAGAAAAGAGTTCGTGATCAATGTCAGCCATGAACTGAGAACTCCCCTTTCTATCTTTAAGGGTTACGTCGAAACCTTGATCGAAAATCCAAAACTGTCTAAAGCAGAAACCAAAAGAATCTATGAAATTCTGAAAAAACATTGCGAAAGGCTCTCTCTTTTAATTGAAGATCTGTTGCTTCTTGCCAAGCTTGAATCACGCAAATTGACTATCGAGCCCATATCCATCAACTTCTCTAAGTTCATAGAAGAAACACTTCAAGATCTTCATCCCCTATTCAAACAAAAGGAATGCACAGTTAATCTTTTGGTTGAAAAAGATCTTCCACCCATTGAAATCGATCCTTTTTGGTTTCAACAAGCCATTTACAACCTGATCGATAATGCTATCAAGTTTTCTACTCCTCCCAGAGAAGTGGTCATTCAAGCACAAAGAATGGGTCAAAACTTCGTCCTAAAAATCATCGACAATGGTTTTGGAATTCCTCCCAAAGATCTTCCCTTTATTTTCGACCGGTTTTATCGTGGAGATAAATCCCGGAATCGAGATCAAGGAGGAACCGGATTAGGACTTTCGATCACCAAGCAGATTGTGGAACTCCATGGCGGCACTCTCAGGGCTATCAGTGATGTAGGCAAAGGAACTACCATGGAGATCACATTTCCCATCGAACAAAAAAGGGAATAA
- a CDS encoding lipid-binding SYLF domain-containing protein — protein sequence MDTCYNGIRGSLIIILFLLTSSLSAQAWNLEKTIEQGAAMILEMKNRYKDNIPEPLFQEAKGVGVVSILQASLFMKERRGKGWVAIRLPEGRWSGPLAVNVSGWDLGLEVGFKAVELFLLFNSQETIDLIVKGTRCNIGVGQSAQPGLVEITEDQVSSPTASVYVYLVSKKKMKGIQIGNIDLVADPDTNWKYYQQKCIPFQILSGRVPVPESAQRLIQALSEPYRSVPVRQAERVVASPQPIQ from the coding sequence ATGGATACATGCTATAACGGTATAAGGGGAAGCTTAATTATAATTCTATTTCTTTTAACTTCTTCTCTTTCTGCGCAGGCATGGAATTTAGAAAAAACCATTGAGCAAGGGGCAGCAATGATTTTGGAGATGAAAAACCGCTATAAAGATAATATTCCAGAACCTTTATTCCAAGAAGCCAAAGGAGTTGGAGTGGTCAGCATACTTCAAGCCAGTTTGTTTATGAAAGAAAGACGGGGAAAAGGTTGGGTAGCCATTCGCCTTCCTGAGGGACGCTGGTCTGGGCCCCTAGCTGTGAATGTATCAGGATGGGATTTGGGATTAGAAGTGGGTTTCAAAGCCGTGGAGCTCTTCTTGCTTTTTAATTCTCAAGAAACGATTGATCTGATTGTAAAAGGGACAAGATGTAATATTGGAGTAGGGCAAAGTGCCCAGCCAGGGTTAGTTGAAATCACTGAAGATCAGGTTTCCTCACCGACGGCTTCCGTTTATGTGTATCTTGTCTCCAAGAAAAAAATGAAAGGGATACAAATAGGGAACATTGATCTTGTTGCTGATCCCGATACTAATTGGAAATATTACCAGCAAAAATGTATTCCCTTTCAAATTCTTTCCGGCAGAGTCCCTGTTCCTGAAAGTGCACAGAGATTAATCCAGGCGTTATCTGAACCTTATCGGAGTGTGCCTGTAAGACAAGCAGAAAGAGTCGTAGCTTCTCCCCAGCCTATCCAATAA